ATTAATGTTAATTAAGGTTAATGGTATTAACCGGCCAACATTATTCGGCTACTTTTGTAAGGTTATGCATGGGCGCCGCTTGTATTTACCGGTTATTCTAATGTTGCTGGCTATAATAGCTGTAGCAACCTTCCAGGTTTACTGGCTTGCCAAAAATTTCAGGGAAGAAAAGCATGACCTGTCTTTCAGGGCCCATGTATTATTTCGCGAAGCCATCCAGCGCATCAGGGCCGAAAAGCTAAAGCTGGATACCAATGGTGATGTTCATTTCAGAAAGATACGTTACGGTGCGGTAGGCATGATTGACGCGCTGCACGAGAAGGTGTTGGATACCCTGGGCCACCAACAGTTCCGCGTATTGCTGAGCAAGAAAGATCCGGGTCACCTGCCGCGCCCCGGCCAGCCGCCAATTGCCAACGAAGAAATTGAAATATTTAAAGATGGACCGGCTCCGGGGATGGTGCGGGTATTAAGCCGCGTGGATTCCCTGCAGGATAGCATCAGCATAAAGGAGCTTTCGGCTAAATATGCGCAATTATTAAAAAAGGAAAAGATCCTGGTTTCCTTTTCAATAACCAGTAAGAAAATTTTGCCGGCTAAAGACAGCCTGTTGGCGCTTCCAACCTTTGACCGGGATAATGAAATGACGGTTGGGTTTAATCATCCTGTAACCTACAGGATGTCTATTGCAAACACCAACCCGGTTGTGTTACAGAAAATGTGGCCGCAGTTTTTATTTTCGCTGATGTTGGTGGGACTTACCGCTTTGTCTTTCTTTTTATTGTTGCGCAGTTTAATTCAGCAACGCAAGCTAACAAAGATCAAGAACGACTTTATCAGCAATATTACTCATGAGCTGAAAACGCCTATTGCAACAGTGAGTGTGGCCATTGAAGCCTTACGGAATTTTGACGCCCTGCACGATCCGGAGCGTACCAGGGAATACCTGGCCATTTCGAGCAACGAATTGCAACGGTTATCGTTCCTGGTTGATAAGGTGCTGAAATTATCAATGTTTGAAAAACACCAGGTGGAGCTGAAAGAAGAAGCCGTTGACCTGGCTGTGCTGGTGAAGGAGGTGGTAGGTTCCATGAAGCTGCAATTTGAAAAATACCGCGCCCAGATCAATGTACAATTACAGGGTTACCGGTTTGGCATTACTGCAGACAGGTTGCATATAACCAGCGTGTTGTTTAATTTACTGGATAATGCCTTAAAGTATAGCAAGGAAAATCCTTCCATTCATATTGAACTAAAAGACGAGGCGGAACAGATCTTTTTACTGGTAACCGATAATGGCATCGGCATTCCGGTAGAATACCATAAAAAGATCTTCGATAAGTTTTTCCGGGTCCCATCGGGCGACACCCACAATGTAAAAGGGTATGGATTGGGATTGAGTTATGTGTCGTATGTTATTCAGCGGCATGATGGCTCCATTGAAGTAGAAAGCCAGCCCGGAATTGGAAGCCGTTTTATTATAAAACTACCTGCAGCCACATGAGCAAGACCAAAATACTTTACGCAGAAGATGAATTGTTCCTGGGCAAAATTGTAAAAGAAAGCCTGGAAAGCCGTCAGTTTGAAGTGGTGATGGAAAGCGATGGCACCAACGTACTCGCCGTTTTCCGGGAAATGAAGCCTGATGTTTGTGTGTTGGATGTAATGCTGCCCAATAAAGACGGTTTTAGCATTGCCGGTGAAATACGCGAAATAAATGGCCGTGTGCCCATCATCTTCCTCACTGCCAAAACACAAACCAACGACCTGGTAAAAGGATTCTCCATTGGTGGTAACGATTACATCCGTAAGCCATTCAGCATGGAAGAATTAATTGTGCGAATTGAAAATGCGTTGCGTTTTAAAGAACCGGGCGCCAAAGCCATTAATGGAAAAGATAGCCTGCAAATTGGTAACTACAACTTTAATGTTGTCCGGCAGTTGCTGACAGGGTATAACGAAGAACGGAAGCTATCGTTCCGGGAAAGTGAGCTGTTGAAATTGTTATACGAAAACCGCGACAAGATCATTGACCGCAAAGACATTTTAAACCTGCTGTGGGGCAATGACTCATTTTTCAACTCCCGCAACCTGGATGTATACATCACCAAATTGCGCAGTTATCTTAAAGAAGATGAGTTGCTGGAAATAATTACCATCAAGGGAGTAGGCTACCGCTTTGTTGCCAGCTGAGTTAACCGATCCTGATCGTTCTGATGGGTTCCTGTTTTTGTGGCTTACCCACCCTGTTAAGGAACCACATAATAGTGAAGCTGGGAATAAAATCGGTACCGGGTAAGATTTCTTCAATAAAGTTGAACATACCACCCATAGCACCCTTCCAGCCGCCGAAGGTTATAAAGAAAATGATACCGGAGATGGGCGCCCAAATGATATCGCCAAACTCACCCAGTCCGGGTATGAGATAGGTGGCACAACCAATGAGGTCCATCAACACACAAAACACCAAAGAGGGTTGTTTCTTCATTTCCTGAATTTAATGATTATAAGACAAATTATAGGTCGGTGGAGTTGTAAAAAAGTTACGGCCGGGCTGTTAAACTTTAGCCAACGGCGTTGCTACACCAATAACATCCTCTTTTTCAATACTGATTCTATTTCTTCCAGTTTGAAAGGTTTTGAAATATAATCGTTCATGCCGGCCTCGATACATTTTTCCTTATCGCCCTGCATGGCATCGGCGGTGAGCGCGATCACGGGAATTAGACTGTAAGGTTGTGGCAGCTGGCGAATGAGGCGGGTAGTGCTGAAGCCATCCATTTCGGGCATATTCACGTCCATAAAGATCAGCTGGGGATCCTGTTGTTGCAATAGTTCGAGCGCCTGTTTGCCATTGGTGGCTTTTATTACTGCAAATCCCATTTTGCCCAATACTTCTGTTATCAACAGCATATTGATGGGTTCATCTTCCACTACCATAATGGTGGCCGCATCGGTAATTTTTTCAATAACGGGGATGGTGCTTATTTTTTCCGGTTGTTGTTTTCCGGTAGTGAACATAGCTGAAAGCGTAGCGTATAACTCGTATAGTTTTACGGGTTTTGACAGGAAACCATGAATGCCCAGTTTTTCGGCCTGTCGCTGGAACATATTTTTCTCCAGCGACGACAGCATCATAATAACCGGGGGCGTATACCCTTGTGATGACCTGCGCATTTCCTGCACCAGTTGCATACCATCCATTTCGGGCATATGGTGGTCGGTTATAATAAGGTCGAGCGGCTCGCTGTTCTGGTGAATGCGATTCAGGATAGCAAGGGCTTCGCGGCCGTTGTGGGCGGTTTCACAGGCAATGCTGAAGTAGCGGAATATTTCCTGCATCAGCCAGCGGTTGCTGGCATTGTCATCGACCACCAGCACTTTGGTTAAAGGCGGCCGGTAGGCGCCGGTTATCTGCGGTTCGATGTTTACAATTTCAAGCGGCAGCTTGAGGGTAAATGTACTGCCACGATTGGTTTCGCTTTCCACCTGCAGGCTGCCATCCATTAATTCGGCCAGGCTTTTTGAAATGGTAAGTCCCAAACCGGTTCCCCCATATTTACGCGTTGTAGACGAATCTGCCTGCGTAAAGCTGTCGAATATTTTAACCAGTTTTTCTTTGGGAATGCCAATACCAGTATCGCGTACTGAGAGGTCGATGTCGATAAACTTTTTACCGTCTTTTACATACATGTTGCCGGCTTTCTTCAGCGACACAAAGATTTCACCCTTTTGGGTGAACTTTATGGCATTGCCCAACAGGTTTACAAACACCTGGCGAATGCGGACCGGGTCGCCGCTAACGCGCGAAGGCAACAGCGGATCGATGTGACAAACCATTTCGAGCCTCTTTTCAAAAGCTTTTACTGATAGAATGTCTATTGCTTCTTCAACCAGTTCATCAATTCTGAAAGAGGTGTTATCTATCTGCAGTTTACCTGCTTCCAGTTTGGAGAAGTCGAGAATATCGTTGATGATATCCAGCAGCCCGTATGCCGATTTCTTTACATTTTCCAGGTAATCGCGTTGCGAGTGTTGTAAGTTGGTCGTAAGCACCAGGTCGGTAAAACCAATAATGCCATTCATAGGCGTTCGCAACTCATGGCTCATGTTGGCCATGAATTCACTTTTAGCCTGGTTGGCCGATTCGGCCATATCTTTTGCCTGCACCAGCTCCTGCTCCATTTGTTTACGCTCAATAGCGGCAGCCAGCGTGGCGGCAAAGGATTGTAGAATGCTGAATTCGGTGATGGTCCAGTCGCGTTCCTGGTTTCTGTCGCCAAAGCTTACAAAGCCCCAGAAATAGTTCATGGTAAAAACAGGCAGTACTGCCGTGGTTTTAATACCGCGTTTTTCATAAAACTCCTTCAGCTCAGGGTCTTTAATATTTTTAACATGGCTGCAGAAGATCTCTTCCCGGATGAGGGATTGGAAAAGCAGTGTATTGCTGCTCAGTTCGGCATTCTGGCATCCGGGTGGCCGGTAGATCAACTCATCGGTAGTGCTTTCCCATTGCCACAACCGGCTGGTATACCATTTATCTTCGGCCAGTACATATTCATTCTTGTATACATTCAGGTTATCAACCTGCAACTTCATGCCCAGTAATTGTATGGCTTCGCCAATAGCCTGATCGAGGTTGTTATTACTGATCAACAGGTGCGTGGCTTCGGACACTGCCTGCAGCAACTGGTCTTTACGGCGCAGGTTTTCTTCTACCTTTTTCAGTGGGGTAATGTTGTGCACAAACCCTAATACGCCCCATACATTGCCTTCCTGGTCTTTCAATGGCACTTTAACAGTGCTCATGGTATTCAACTGACCATTTGCGTAGTTCGGTTCCTCGGGGATGTATATCACCTTGCCGCTCTTCACTACTTCATCATCATCGGCCCAAAAGCCGCGAATGCCACGGGTGGGATCGCCGGTAACGTATTCAGCCGGAAAGCCCACTTCCAGGTCGTCCTTACCAATAACATCCTCCGGCAACCTGCGCAGTGAATCGGCGCAGGACTGGTTGATGAGCAGGAACCGGTGGGAGGGGTCTTTTATAAAGATCCAGTCGGGGGTTGAATTGATGATGGTGCGCAGCAACTCTTCCGATTGTTTTACGTCAACCAGTAGCTGCTCGCGTTCCACCTCCGCCATTTTTTGTTCGGTGACGTTACGGGAGGTGGAAATGATCTTTACCACCTGGTTATTTTCCTTCACGGGTTTTAAAATGCTTTCCAGCCAGATGTATTCATTGTTATTTTTCCGGATGCGGTAACGCAACCTGAGGTTATCGATCCTGCCTAATACGGCGCTGTTTTTTTGCAGAATGAAGGCCTGCACATCGTCCGGGTGAACAAATTCGGTGATGGAACGGCCTTCCATTTCTTCAATAAAATAACCCAGTGCTTTTTCAACCGAGGGCGAAACATACTGGAAAACGCCATCGGGACTGCTTACAGAGATGATATCTTCCGCATGTTCGGCCAGCAGGCGGAACTTTTGTTCGCTGTTTTGCAGGGCCTGCTCGGCAATTACTTTTTCGGTTACGTTTACCCCGATGCCCTGAATTTCTGAAGCCCCATCCTCATTTTGCAGGGCAATGAACTCCCAGTCGGTCCATTGAAAGTTAACGGGGTTCTTCAATGATTTTTTAATCAGCAGTTTGTACACCGTACCGGGGTGAAGCCAGCACAGATCGGCCACTTCCTGGCAGCGATGCAGGTCGCGGGTATGAATGGTGGTATAAAAAGGAACTCCTAAAACCTCTTTTTCATTATAGCCGAAGGCCTGTAAAAACTGTGGATTGGCATAGGTAAAATTCCCGTTGCGGTCTATGCGCACCACGTAGTTGGTTTGCGAATTGAGGATAGACGACAAGTATTGCTTTTCGCGCAACAGGTCGTTACGGGCTGCCTGCAGGGCCGCATAGTTTTGTTTATTATGCCGTAACAGCGGATCGATAACCAGGAAAATAAGGCAGATGAGGGCCACGATGAGCGAAACGAATTTACCGGTATTGATGGTGGAGGATTCCTCCATTTTATCGGTTACCACCCTGGTGTAGCGATCTACCACCTCATTCATCAGCGGGTAGAACTTTTTTTCGCTGTACAGGATCTGTTGTCTGTACAGGGCGCCGTTGATGGCCAGCAGCTGACTATCGGCCTGGAACACTTCCTGGGATACGGCAACAATGCCTTTAAGATGGGTTTGGGCATTGGTGAGGTCGCGGGTAATTTCCAGCAGGTCGTTGGTGACCGGTTCATCCTGGATGATCTTTATTTTGTCGCGAAGCAGCTGGTTGCCGCTGATAATGGAATCGGTAGCGTTGCGTAATTGTTCCCGGATGGCCAATTGTTCCGGTTCGGGCAGATTTCCCCTGGTAAGCAGCATTACGTCTTTGGTAATTAACTGACATAGCGTTTGCTGCTGCCCGCTTATATTCACCAGCTTTACCATTTTCTCATTCTGTTTACTGGACAGATGAACCATGTAATAGCCGAAAAAGTTGAATAGAAGCACAGCCGCAAGCAGCACAACAGCAATTCTTATCAGTTTACGAAAGGGACTGTTCATTGTTTTTCGAGAGTACAATACTTACCCATTATAATAACTGATTTAATACCATTTGTATTGAATATCAACCCTTATTTTTTACTGTAAATAGGGGTTTTCTATCAGTTTTTTAGGTTCCGGATGAATTTGGTAAACAGAAAAGTAAGAAAGGGTTAGGGAAAAGCAGGATGAGGGGGTAGGAATTATTTGCAGGTTACAAGTTACAAGGCTATTATCCTTTTAAAATTGCCTTCCCTGTAACTTGTAACCTGAAACTGTAAGTAAATTATACTAAAACAGCACTTAAAACAGCCGCTACACTAATAATCAATAACCTGTTCTTCAATGATCGAAGGCAGCGGCCGCCATTCGTATTGCTGGTTGCGCAGCTGCGGTTCAAACCCGGCATCTTTGATGGCCTGTTGAATGCTTTTGTAAGTAAAGCGGTGTGGTGCACCGGCAGCACTTACCACATTTTCTTCCAGCATAATGCTGCCAAAATCATTTGCCCCGGAGTGCAGGCAGATCTGGGCAGTTTGTTTACCCACGGTGAGCCAGGAAGCCTGAATGTTCTTCACATTGGGCAGCATAATACGGCTAATGGCGATCATGCGAATATATTCATCGGGCGTGGTGAGGTTATGCACCCCGCGGATCTTTGTCAATAAGGTATCCACATCCTGGAAGGTCCAGGGGATGAAGGCCAGGAAACCCTTGGCTTCGGCCGGTTTTCTGGATTGTACTTCCCTGATCTTCACCAGGTGTTCAAAACGTTCCCGAACGGTTTCCACGTGACCGAACATCATGGTGCCGGAGGTGGTAATGTTCAGTTTATGCGCTTCGTGCATAATATCCAGCCATTCCTGTGAGCCGCATTTGCCTTTTGAAATAAGGCGGCGAACGCGGTCAACCAGTATTTCGGCGCCGGCGCCGGGGAGGCTGTCCATACCCGCTTCTTTCAGGGCGGTCAGCACTTCCTTATGGGTAGATTTTTCGAGTTTGGTGATGTGTGCAATTTCAGGGGGCCCCAGGGTGTGCAGTTTAATGGTGGGGTACAGTTGTTTTAATTGTTTGAAAAGATCAACGTAAAACTGTAAACCCAGCTCGGGATGGTGGCCACCCTGCAGCAGTAATTGATCGCCACCCCAGCGGATGGTTTCATCAATTTTCTTTTTATAGGTAGCGATATCGGTTATGTAAGCATCGGCATGGCCGGGGATGCGGAAGAAGTTACAAAACTTACAATTGGCGATACATACATTGGTGGTGTTAACGTTTCGGTCTATTTGCCAGGTAACTTTCCCATGTGGTACCTGCTTTTTACGCAACTCATTGGCTACAAACATCAGTTCTGTCAATGGGGCTTGTTCAAACAGGGCCATTCCTTCCTCAATGGTCAGAAAGTCAAAATTCAGCGCTTTCGCATACAGCTCATCCAGGTGCATAAAAATTTATTGTAGCAACAAAAGTACTAAACGAACGGTTCAGAATGAATCGTATAAATGGAAATCCGAAGGTTATTGGTACTTCTTTAGCTGCATTTGAGCCGGTGCACCGCGTTGTTTAGTTGTTTTTATACCAATGGTTTAGCATTATCAGATAAATATTTTATCTTACTATCTAACTAATTTCCAGAGCCAGCTACTTATAAACCTGCTCCCATGCGATTGCTGACCATACCCATTCTACTGCTTTGTTTCGCTGTAACGATGGTACAGGCGCAGGAGGAATTTGTTCCGCCGCCTGCCAAAAAGATAGCGCAATTCCCTTTCAGGTTACTTACCGGTGGAATTATACTGATAAAAGCGCGCCTGAGTAACTTTCCCGATACCCTCAATTTTGTACTGGATACCGGCAGCGGCGGCATATCGCTCGATTCTACCACGGCAGATTATTTGAAAATAACAACCCAATTAAGCGACCGCACCATCCGTGGTATTGCGGGGGTACGGCGGGTATTTTTCTCCTATGGCCAAACCCTGCACCTGCCAAACCTGGCGGTTGAGAACCTGGATTTTCATATTAACGATTATGATGTTTTGACCAGCGCCTATGGGGAAAAGATAGACGGCATTATTGGATTGAGCTTTTTGTCGCGCTATATTTTAAAGATCGATTACGACAGCCTGGCCATTTCTGTTTATACAAAGGGCACCTTTAAGTATCCCCGGGGTGGTTTTTTGCTGAAACCTTTCATTCAGACCATTCCCATTTTAAATGCCAATATCAAGGACAACCGGCCGCTGGCTTCCCGCTTTTATTTTGATACCGGCGCCGGCATGTGCCTGCTGCTTTCGGCCGACTTTGTGAGCGATAGTAATTTTGTAAAACCCAAACGCAAATGGTATGCTACACAGGCAGAGGGTTTGGGCGGTAAAGCTCCTATGAAACAAGGAGTTATAAAACAATTGCAGTTGGGGCCATTCCGGTTTAAAAATGTGCCTACCTATATTTTCGACGATGAATTTAATGTTACCCAATACCCCGCCCTTGCGGGGCTCGTAGGCAATGACTTGCTGCGCCGTTTTAACCTCATTCTCAATTATGAGCGCAAAGACATTTATATGATCCCCAATTCGCATTACAGGGAACAGTTCGATTATTCCTATACCGGACTGGGGATGTACGTGGTGGATGGCGAAATTCAGGTTGTGGATATTATGCCCGAATCGCCCGCCGAACAGGCCGGGTTTAAACCGGGCGACATCATTATGGGCGTAGCGAATAACTTCAGTAATAATATTCAAACCTATAAGAACCTGATGCAAACCCCGGGCGAAAGGCTCAGGATCCTGGTGTTGCGAAAAGACGGTCCTTACCAGCTAACCCTGAAGGTGAAGAACATTCTGACGGGGCGTTAACCGTCTTTTATCAATCACTTTCAACCAAATACCTCAACTTGTCGTTAATTTGTAGCGTCCTTCGACTCCGCTCAGGATTGTAGAGTGACCTGTCAGGTCCGCGTTTTTAAGCTGAATAAGTAGGTGGACAAGGCGAACCTGACAGGTCTTAAGAACATTAAAAGCAATAACGGCATATGATACAATTTGAAAAATTTACGCTATCGAATGGCTTACGGGTTATAGTACATGAAGATCATTCCACCCCCATGGCAGTATTAAATGTGATGTACGATGTGGGCGCCAGGGACGAGGATGCCAATAAAACCGGTTTTGCTCACCTGTTCGAGCACCTGATGTTTGGCGGTTCCAAAAACATAGAAGATTTTGAAACCCCACTCCAAATGGCCGGGGGCGAAAACAATGCCTACACCAGTAATGATGTAACCAATTATTATATCACATTACCGGCCGAAAACCTGGAAACAGCCTTCTGGCTCGAAAGCGACCGCATGCTTTCGCTGGCATTCAGCGAAAAAAGCCTGGAAGTACAACGCAAGGTGGTTATTGAGGAATTTAAAGAACACTACATTAATAAACCTTACGGCGATGTATGGTTCAAGCTGCGCGAAATGGCTTATAAAAAACACCCTTACCGCTGGATGACCATCGGCAAGGAACTATCGCATATTGAAAATGCCAGCCTGCAGGATGTAAAAGACTTCTTCTTTAAA
The Niastella koreensis GR20-10 genome window above contains:
- a CDS encoding aspartyl protease family protein, which translates into the protein MRLLTIPILLLCFAVTMVQAQEEFVPPPAKKIAQFPFRLLTGGIILIKARLSNFPDTLNFVLDTGSGGISLDSTTADYLKITTQLSDRTIRGIAGVRRVFFSYGQTLHLPNLAVENLDFHINDYDVLTSAYGEKIDGIIGLSFLSRYILKIDYDSLAISVYTKGTFKYPRGGFLLKPFIQTIPILNANIKDNRPLASRFYFDTGAGMCLLLSADFVSDSNFVKPKRKWYATQAEGLGGKAPMKQGVIKQLQLGPFRFKNVPTYIFDDEFNVTQYPALAGLVGNDLLRRFNLILNYERKDIYMIPNSHYREQFDYSYTGLGMYVVDGEIQVVDIMPESPAEQAGFKPGDIIMGVANNFSNNIQTYKNLMQTPGERLRILVLRKDGPYQLTLKVKNILTGR
- a CDS encoding response regulator, coding for MNSPFRKLIRIAVVLLAAVLLFNFFGYYMVHLSSKQNEKMVKLVNISGQQQTLCQLITKDVMLLTRGNLPEPEQLAIREQLRNATDSIISGNQLLRDKIKIIQDEPVTNDLLEITRDLTNAQTHLKGIVAVSQEVFQADSQLLAINGALYRQQILYSEKKFYPLMNEVVDRYTRVVTDKMEESSTINTGKFVSLIVALICLIFLVIDPLLRHNKQNYAALQAARNDLLREKQYLSSILNSQTNYVVRIDRNGNFTYANPQFLQAFGYNEKEVLGVPFYTTIHTRDLHRCQEVADLCWLHPGTVYKLLIKKSLKNPVNFQWTDWEFIALQNEDGASEIQGIGVNVTEKVIAEQALQNSEQKFRLLAEHAEDIISVSSPDGVFQYVSPSVEKALGYFIEEMEGRSITEFVHPDDVQAFILQKNSAVLGRIDNLRLRYRIRKNNNEYIWLESILKPVKENNQVVKIISTSRNVTEQKMAEVEREQLLVDVKQSEELLRTIINSTPDWIFIKDPSHRFLLINQSCADSLRRLPEDVIGKDDLEVGFPAEYVTGDPTRGIRGFWADDDEVVKSGKVIYIPEEPNYANGQLNTMSTVKVPLKDQEGNVWGVLGFVHNITPLKKVEENLRRKDQLLQAVSEATHLLISNNNLDQAIGEAIQLLGMKLQVDNLNVYKNEYVLAEDKWYTSRLWQWESTTDELIYRPPGCQNAELSSNTLLFQSLIREEIFCSHVKNIKDPELKEFYEKRGIKTTAVLPVFTMNYFWGFVSFGDRNQERDWTITEFSILQSFAATLAAAIERKQMEQELVQAKDMAESANQAKSEFMANMSHELRTPMNGIIGFTDLVLTTNLQHSQRDYLENVKKSAYGLLDIINDILDFSKLEAGKLQIDNTSFRIDELVEEAIDILSVKAFEKRLEMVCHIDPLLPSRVSGDPVRIRQVFVNLLGNAIKFTQKGEIFVSLKKAGNMYVKDGKKFIDIDLSVRDTGIGIPKEKLVKIFDSFTQADSSTTRKYGGTGLGLTISKSLAELMDGSLQVESETNRGSTFTLKLPLEIVNIEPQITGAYRPPLTKVLVVDDNASNRWLMQEIFRYFSIACETAHNGREALAILNRIHQNSEPLDLIITDHHMPEMDGMQLVQEMRRSSQGYTPPVIMMLSSLEKNMFQRQAEKLGIHGFLSKPVKLYELYATLSAMFTTGKQQPEKISTIPVIEKITDAATIMVVEDEPINMLLITEVLGKMGFAVIKATNGKQALELLQQQDPQLIFMDVNMPEMDGFSTTRLIRQLPQPYSLIPVIALTADAMQGDKEKCIEAGMNDYISKPFKLEEIESVLKKRMLLV
- a CDS encoding sensor histidine kinase, whose amino-acid sequence is MLLAIIAVATFQVYWLAKNFREEKHDLSFRAHVLFREAIQRIRAEKLKLDTNGDVHFRKIRYGAVGMIDALHEKVLDTLGHQQFRVLLSKKDPGHLPRPGQPPIANEEIEIFKDGPAPGMVRVLSRVDSLQDSISIKELSAKYAQLLKKEKILVSFSITSKKILPAKDSLLALPTFDRDNEMTVGFNHPVTYRMSIANTNPVVLQKMWPQFLFSLMLVGLTALSFFLLLRSLIQQRKLTKIKNDFISNITHELKTPIATVSVAIEALRNFDALHDPERTREYLAISSNELQRLSFLVDKVLKLSMFEKHQVELKEEAVDLAVLVKEVVGSMKLQFEKYRAQINVQLQGYRFGITADRLHITSVLFNLLDNALKYSKENPSIHIELKDEAEQIFLLVTDNGIGIPVEYHKKIFDKFFRVPSGDTHNVKGYGLGLSYVSYVIQRHDGSIEVESQPGIGSRFIIKLPAAT
- the mqnC gene encoding cyclic dehypoxanthinyl futalosine synthase, coding for MHLDELYAKALNFDFLTIEEGMALFEQAPLTELMFVANELRKKQVPHGKVTWQIDRNVNTTNVCIANCKFCNFFRIPGHADAYITDIATYKKKIDETIRWGGDQLLLQGGHHPELGLQFYVDLFKQLKQLYPTIKLHTLGPPEIAHITKLEKSTHKEVLTALKEAGMDSLPGAGAEILVDRVRRLISKGKCGSQEWLDIMHEAHKLNITTSGTMMFGHVETVRERFEHLVKIREVQSRKPAEAKGFLAFIPWTFQDVDTLLTKIRGVHNLTTPDEYIRMIAISRIMLPNVKNIQASWLTVGKQTAQICLHSGANDFGSIMLEENVVSAAGAPHRFTYKSIQQAIKDAGFEPQLRNQQYEWRPLPSIIEEQVIDY
- a CDS encoding response regulator transcription factor, with the translated sequence MSKTKILYAEDELFLGKIVKESLESRQFEVVMESDGTNVLAVFREMKPDVCVLDVMLPNKDGFSIAGEIREINGRVPIIFLTAKTQTNDLVKGFSIGGNDYIRKPFSMEELIVRIENALRFKEPGAKAINGKDSLQIGNYNFNVVRQLLTGYNEERKLSFRESELLKLLYENRDKIIDRKDILNLLWGNDSFFNSRNLDVYITKLRSYLKEDELLEIITIKGVGYRFVAS